In Streptomyces sp. NBC_01408, one DNA window encodes the following:
- a CDS encoding VOC family protein — MAEFTEGAPCWVDAMFTDVEGAKTFYAEVLGWTFGEAATEFGNYTQAYSDGKAVAAVAPPMPGADAPSQWCLYFASRDAEATAEKVKTAGGGVLMGPMQIGTFGSMAIAKEPSGAVFGVWQPGDHKGFEKVGEPGAYAWAEVFTREPAKADGFLAKVFPYETQQMDMGDDPEAAGMDFKVFSLGGKENAVLGRMKMGEEFPPEVPSYIQIYFSVPDCDEAVAKARKLGGTLHFGPMDSPFGRFAALTDQQGAAFAVIDLSTTVGEMPQMSDA, encoded by the coding sequence ATGGCTGAGTTCACAGAAGGCGCCCCTTGCTGGGTGGACGCGATGTTCACCGATGTGGAGGGTGCGAAGACCTTCTACGCCGAGGTTCTCGGCTGGACCTTCGGGGAGGCCGCCACCGAGTTCGGCAACTACACGCAGGCCTACTCCGACGGCAAGGCCGTGGCGGCAGTGGCCCCGCCGATGCCGGGAGCCGATGCTCCCTCGCAGTGGTGCCTGTACTTCGCCTCGCGCGACGCGGAGGCCACCGCCGAGAAGGTCAAGACGGCGGGCGGGGGCGTGCTGATGGGGCCGATGCAGATCGGCACCTTCGGCTCCATGGCGATCGCGAAGGAGCCGAGCGGCGCGGTGTTCGGGGTCTGGCAGCCGGGTGACCACAAGGGTTTCGAGAAGGTGGGCGAGCCGGGCGCGTACGCGTGGGCCGAGGTCTTCACGCGCGAGCCGGCGAAGGCGGACGGCTTCCTGGCGAAGGTCTTTCCGTACGAGACCCAGCAGATGGACATGGGCGACGACCCCGAAGCGGCCGGCATGGACTTCAAGGTCTTCAGCCTGGGCGGCAAGGAGAACGCGGTGCTGGGCCGGATGAAGATGGGCGAGGAGTTCCCGCCGGAGGTCCCCTCCTACATCCAGATCTACTTCTCGGTCCCCGACTGCGACGAGGCGGTCGCCAAGGCCCGCAAGCTCGGCGGAACGCTCCACTTCGGGCCGATGGACAGCCCCTTCGGCCGGTTCGCCGCCCTCACGGACCAGCAGGGCGCGGCCTTCGCGGTGATCGACCTGTCCACGACGGTCGGCGAGATGCCGCAGATGTCGGACGCGTGA
- a CDS encoding transcriptional regulator: MATAREVLKHVDDDSLGRTIRLGAALWALPQGPELDTPEGRKDTGGDTAGEGGGKRAETPDGAGDAAGAGDEDPAVVTARQEVDRLLEMLGWSTARDLAPLSPVHRSLVVAVAAPIRLDYPWDAELMAPYARLMHQVAVCDLDFVETYPTEAEKVETAVASAILFEPVLRAMHRLAQEEESARRYGLGPPGGRKAPLRDRPGPEMSDQLRRLGT, translated from the coding sequence GTGGCCACCGCCAGAGAGGTGCTCAAGCACGTCGACGACGACTCCCTGGGCAGGACGATCCGCCTCGGCGCGGCCCTGTGGGCGCTCCCGCAGGGGCCCGAACTGGACACACCTGAGGGGAGGAAGGACACCGGCGGGGACACCGCCGGGGAGGGCGGCGGGAAGCGCGCGGAGACCCCGGACGGGGCCGGAGACGCCGCGGGCGCCGGGGACGAGGACCCCGCCGTGGTCACCGCGCGGCAGGAGGTGGACCGGCTGCTGGAGATGCTGGGCTGGTCGACCGCCCGGGACCTTGCCCCCCTCTCCCCGGTCCACCGCTCGCTGGTGGTGGCGGTGGCCGCGCCGATCCGGCTCGACTACCCCTGGGACGCCGAACTCATGGCCCCGTACGCCCGCCTGATGCACCAAGTGGCCGTCTGTGACCTGGACTTCGTGGAGACCTACCCCACCGAGGCGGAGAAGGTGGAGACGGCGGTCGCGTCGGCGATCCTCTTCGAACCGGTCCTGCGGGCGATGCACCGGCTGGCCCAGGAAGAGGAGTCGGCCCGGCGCTACGGGCTCGGACCGCCGGGAGGCCGAAAAGCGCCCCTCCGGGACCGTCCGGGCCCGGAAATGTCAGACCAGCTCCGTAGATTGGGGACATGA
- a CDS encoding cupin domain-containing protein: MTEIATATRAATAEAVQDAPGSIITLLTDTPELTCNTATFDEGAVGAPPHFHTRATEFFHVTEGRLDVLVGDEVQTLDAGDFIAIPPGVKHAFAPAPGHTASVFVGFTPGMDRFDYYRLLGRVFAGEATVQDIKDSSATYDNHYAESAAWSGRRRSAEP; encoded by the coding sequence ATGACAGAGATCGCGACCGCAACTCGCGCCGCCACCGCCGAAGCCGTACAGGACGCCCCGGGCAGCATCATCACGCTGCTCACGGACACCCCCGAGCTCACCTGCAACACCGCCACCTTCGACGAGGGCGCGGTCGGCGCTCCCCCGCACTTCCACACCAGGGCCACCGAGTTCTTCCACGTCACCGAGGGCCGCCTCGACGTCCTCGTCGGAGACGAGGTCCAGACCCTCGACGCCGGCGACTTCATCGCGATCCCCCCGGGCGTCAAGCACGCCTTCGCCCCCGCCCCCGGCCACACCGCCAGCGTCTTCGTCGGCTTCACGCCCGGCATGGACCGCTTCGACTACTACCGCCTGCTCGGCCGGGTCTTCGCGGGCGAGGCCACCGTGCAGGACATCAAGGACAGTTCGGCGACCTACGACAACCACTACGCGGAGAGCGCCGCCTGGTCCGGCCGCCGTCGCAGCGCGGAGCCGTAG
- a CDS encoding HhH-GPD-type base excision DNA repair protein yields the protein MDKDITIRLAMQPEADELLGRSPLAALVGMLLDQQVPMEWAFSGPYTIAQRLGSDDLDAHAVAAYDPEAFAALLSAKPAVHRYPGSMAKRIQQLCAYLVEHYDGDAAAVWADAATGEELLKRLKELPGFGEQKAQIFLALLGKRFGVRPKGWREAAGGYGPANVYRSAADITGPESLAKVRAHKQEMKAAAKAAKASGGS from the coding sequence ATGGACAAGGACATCACCATCCGGCTGGCCATGCAGCCGGAGGCCGACGAGCTCCTCGGCCGGAGCCCGCTCGCCGCGCTCGTCGGCATGCTGCTCGACCAGCAGGTCCCGATGGAATGGGCCTTCTCCGGGCCCTACACGATCGCCCAGCGGCTCGGCTCGGACGACCTGGACGCGCACGCCGTCGCCGCGTACGACCCGGAGGCCTTCGCCGCGCTGCTCTCGGCGAAGCCCGCCGTCCACCGGTACCCGGGGTCGATGGCGAAGCGGATCCAGCAGCTGTGCGCGTACCTGGTGGAGCACTACGACGGAGACGCCGCGGCCGTGTGGGCCGACGCCGCGACGGGCGAGGAGCTGCTGAAGCGCCTCAAGGAACTGCCGGGCTTCGGGGAGCAGAAGGCACAGATCTTCCTCGCCCTGCTGGGCAAGCGGTTCGGCGTGCGCCCGAAGGGCTGGCGGGAGGCCGCGGGCGGGTACGGGCCGGCGAACGTCTACCGCTCGGCGGCCGACATCACCGGTCCGGAGTCCCTGGCGAAGGTCCGGGCGCACAAGCAGGAGATGAAGGCCGCGGCCAAGGCCGCCAAGGCCTCGGGCGGGTCGTAG